A genome region from Bufo gargarizans isolate SCDJY-AF-19 chromosome 2, ASM1485885v1, whole genome shotgun sequence includes the following:
- the LOC122925885 gene encoding uncharacterized protein LOC122925885: MEMRTLVPILVIAVTFCFDPATSNCIKDDKKGTKQGTDTVSSCLQKAMAKDNNAIDGVIEFLCSFMKYKNTTNKEELIQAIEKLEEVTGCGTKDIFGSDASLEQLHLDENNVLTSKIIAMEKLLKHYILLPIVAPVCDLLDYIENSTDIATQNSAGKGQGHKRATRNVLSLVGGLSGGLNGIGGLLNLLGLVGTLLSPLTTLLSGLSGVTNLVGGLGNGVTGLLGGLTGGLLGGGQNQDLLGGLLGGGGDTLGGLTGALGGLTGGLTGGLSGGRGGGSNLLGLLGR, encoded by the exons ATGGAAATGAGGACTTTAGTTCCAATCCTGGTCATTGCAGTCACATTTTGCTTTG ACCCAGCAACATCAAATTGCATTAAAGATGACAAAAAGGGCACCAAACAAGGCACTGATACAGTGTCAAGCTGCTTGCAGAAAGCCATG GCAAAAGATAATAACGCTATTGATGGTGTGATAGAATTCCTGTGTTCATTTATGAAGTACAAG AATACAACTAACAAAGAAGAACTCATCCAAGCAATTGAAAAGCTTGAG GAGGTCACTGGGTGCGGCACTAAAGATATTTTTGGATCTGATGCAAGTCTG GAGCAGTTGCATCTGGATGAGAATAATGTTCTTACAAGCAAGATAATTGCCATGGAAAAACTTCTG AAACATTACATTCTTCTGCCTATAGTAGCCCCTGTATGTGATCTGCTG GATTATATAGAAAATTCTACAGATATTGCCACACAGAACAGTGCAGGGAAAGGTCAAGGACATAAACGGGCGACTCGAAACGTTTTAAGCCTTGTAGGTGGACTATCAGGGGGTCTTAATGGAATAGGGGGACTGTTAAACCTACTTGGTTTAGTTGGTACACTGTTAAGCCCATTGACTACTTTATTATCTGGACTCAGTGGAGTGACAAACCTAGTTGGAGGTTTAGGCAATGGAGTTACAGGACTTCTTGGTGGGTTAACAGGGGGACTACTTGGGGGTGGTCAAAACCAAGATTTGTTAGGAGGCTTACTTGGAGGAGGCGGAGATACTCTTGGTGGTCTAACAGGTGCACTTGGTGGGCTTACTGGAGGACTCACTGGTGGACTTTCAGGTGGTCGCGGTGGAGGTTCTAATTTGCTTGGATTACTTGGACGTTAG